A stretch of Myroides oncorhynchi DNA encodes these proteins:
- a CDS encoding IS1182 family transposase: MAKQSPRFKYYAQNQMSLIPHSLDDFIPKLHPVRIINTVIDKLDLESLYDSYSKCGGISYHPKMLLKVLIYGYLNNVYSSRKLEQACLENVHYMWLSGMSYPDHNTINRFRSSKLKDYIEQIFTQVVELFIAEGFISIEEAYIDGTKIEANANKFTFVWKKAISNYKEKMVQQILEIWGYADSIARQESELPPPPDFKKIDAETITQAIDTLNAALKDNPDVDQKVKNKLKYISKEYPTKIQEYQEHEAILEDRNSYSKTDKDATFMRMKEDHMNSGFLKAGYNVQISTNNQYILAYSIHSNPTDTTTLIPHLEKFKENYGEYPKSVIADAGYGSQENYTYLEDQQIKAFVKYNTFEQEQEQVEKKTRKNAKQSTKPFATDKLFYQHKGDYFVCPMGQEMHYIGDTTKATTTGFIQTLRQYQAKNCQGCPLNGVCHKAKGNRTIEINFELQRHRKKASKLLTTKEGVDKRTQRCHDVETVFGNIKQNHGFRRFMLRGKEKVAIEWGLLAIAQNIRKRAA; the protein is encoded by the coding sequence ATGGCAAAACAATCCCCTAGATTTAAATACTACGCTCAGAATCAAATGAGCTTAATTCCTCATTCCTTAGATGATTTTATCCCTAAGTTACATCCTGTACGTATTATTAATACAGTAATAGATAAGTTAGACTTAGAAAGCTTATATGATAGCTACTCTAAATGTGGTGGTATCAGTTATCATCCAAAGATGTTACTAAAGGTTCTAATTTATGGTTACCTAAACAATGTGTACAGTAGTCGCAAGCTTGAGCAAGCCTGTTTAGAGAATGTTCATTATATGTGGTTAAGTGGTATGTCCTACCCAGACCACAATACAATTAATCGTTTTCGCTCTTCAAAACTTAAGGATTATATAGAGCAAATCTTTACTCAGGTTGTTGAGTTATTCATAGCGGAAGGTTTTATTAGTATTGAAGAGGCTTATATTGATGGAACTAAAATCGAGGCCAATGCTAATAAATTCACCTTTGTTTGGAAGAAAGCTATTTCAAATTATAAAGAAAAGATGGTTCAGCAGATTCTAGAAATATGGGGTTATGCAGACTCTATTGCCAGACAAGAAAGTGAACTTCCACCACCCCCAGACTTTAAGAAAATAGATGCAGAGACTATTACTCAAGCCATTGACACATTAAATGCAGCGTTAAAAGACAATCCAGATGTTGACCAGAAAGTAAAGAACAAACTTAAGTATATCAGCAAAGAGTACCCTACAAAAATTCAAGAGTACCAAGAGCATGAAGCTATACTAGAAGATCGCAATTCTTATTCTAAAACAGATAAGGATGCTACTTTTATGCGTATGAAGGAAGATCATATGAATAGTGGTTTTCTAAAAGCAGGCTACAATGTTCAAATATCAACCAACAATCAATATATCCTTGCCTATAGTATACATTCAAACCCAACTGATACAACTACATTAATACCTCACTTAGAAAAATTCAAAGAGAATTATGGCGAATATCCAAAGTCTGTTATAGCAGACGCAGGGTATGGTAGTCAAGAAAATTACACCTATTTAGAGGATCAACAAATTAAAGCTTTTGTGAAGTATAATACTTTTGAGCAAGAGCAAGAACAAGTAGAAAAAAAAACCAGGAAGAATGCTAAGCAAAGTACAAAGCCTTTTGCAACAGATAAATTATTTTACCAACACAAAGGTGATTATTTTGTATGTCCTATGGGACAAGAAATGCACTATATTGGAGATACAACAAAAGCTACAACTACAGGCTTTATCCAAACATTAAGGCAATATCAAGCTAAAAATTGTCAAGGTTGTCCTTTAAATGGTGTATGCCATAAAGCAAAAGGCAATCGGACTATAGAAATAAACTTTGAATTACAACGACACCGAAAAAAAGCAAGTAAATTACTCACTACAAAAGAAGGTGTTGACAAGCGTACACAAAGGTGTCACGATGTAGAAACAGTTTTCGGAAACATTAAACAGAACCATGGGTTCCGCCGATTTATGCTTCGTGGTAAGGAAAAAGTCGCAATAGAATGGGGATTATTGGCAATTGCACAAAATATTAGAAAGAGAGCTGCCTAA
- a CDS encoding FAD-dependent monooxygenase, producing MEVAIIGGGIAGLTMAIALKRADIPFVIYEATKEIKPVGAGIAIANNAMQVYRHLGVADKLSDKGTRISNVLLTDFSLNVLDHTDLTPFEQQYKLANVAIHRSQLHQVLLGELETADILLDKRLEEITRNSEGLYQLAFKNGSKATHKFIIGADGLRSQVRQHIFGEKPLRDAKQVCWRGVLDFELPQKYEHVALEGWGRGKRFGFVKLEEHVVYWYYLVNESIYQEGDPLDSYLSGCDPMVRKMIFDTPSTSIFRDKIYDLPLLDEWYKDKVALIGDAAHASTPNLGQGACQAIEDVYVISKLLERYSLEESLAKFTAIRRSKAHMIVCESWKLGKVAQFSNPLLAGMRNTVFKMLPTSLKKKQLVAMFELQKV from the coding sequence ATGGAAGTAGCAATAATAGGAGGGGGAATTGCCGGATTAACGATGGCTATTGCCTTAAAGAGGGCAGATATTCCCTTTGTGATATACGAAGCCACTAAAGAGATAAAGCCTGTTGGTGCTGGGATAGCGATAGCTAATAATGCTATGCAGGTGTATCGACATCTAGGTGTGGCTGATAAACTTAGTGATAAAGGAACTCGTATCTCTAATGTGCTACTGACAGATTTTAGTCTAAATGTATTAGACCATACAGATTTGACGCCATTCGAACAACAGTATAAGCTCGCTAATGTAGCTATACACAGAAGTCAATTGCACCAAGTGTTACTTGGAGAGTTAGAGACTGCTGATATCCTCTTAGATAAGCGATTAGAAGAGATTACACGTAATAGTGAAGGATTATATCAACTTGCCTTTAAAAATGGCTCAAAAGCTACTCATAAGTTTATTATAGGGGCTGATGGTTTGCGTTCACAAGTACGTCAGCATATCTTTGGAGAGAAACCATTAAGAGACGCTAAACAAGTTTGTTGGCGTGGGGTACTTGACTTTGAGTTACCTCAGAAGTATGAACATGTCGCTTTAGAGGGATGGGGAAGAGGTAAGCGATTTGGTTTTGTCAAGCTAGAAGAGCATGTAGTCTATTGGTATTATCTAGTGAATGAATCTATCTATCAAGAAGGTGATCCATTAGATAGTTATCTTTCAGGCTGTGATCCTATGGTTAGAAAGATGATATTTGATACACCTAGCACTAGTATATTCAGGGATAAGATATATGATTTACCCTTATTAGATGAATGGTATAAAGATAAAGTAGCTTTAATAGGTGATGCTGCGCACGCATCTACGCCTAACTTAGGCCAAGGAGCTTGTCAAGCCATAGAAGATGTGTATGTGATTAGCAAGCTTCTAGAGCGTTACTCACTAGAGGAATCTTTAGCTAAGTTTACTGCTATTAGACGTTCTAAAGCGCATATGATAGTCTGTGAAAGTTGGAAACTAGGGAAAGTAGCTCAATTTAGCAATCCACTCTTAGCAGGTATGAGAAATACAGTGTTTAAGATGCTTCCTACCTCATTAAAGAAGAAACAGTTAGTAGCTATGTTTGAGTTGCAGAAGGTGTAG
- a CDS encoding GspE family protein, translating to MSAIAALRGYRTQFLYSLHYILTSLSEDFIYRLEGEEDLDILDSRGQLLYAIQLKNLGKPITLSDILSVKKTSFIKRFLSKYSDGTPILVSYGEISQELKNWINHKDTISVKEKSTLRKYNITIDEWKLVKSKTQFVEINEEEIAGEIEKLLKNHFPEVDPIPTIGFLLNWLQFIAEKQQPITTKDFYNKIQDFALYLSERIDIHNQYGVVLKPLHKVSTENTNLTLLEKEFYNATLTRYEHILLGLDVNREKYLEKINDELKEHNIIIVKGASGQGKTTLLYSYIRHYANDWLSYELNIQQDPIITQQSIQAIAVISKKLEIPTILVINVAPNSIDWIKILKESAHLNHIRFLVAIRNEDWYRASAIGVEFGHKEIDLSLSKEEAEAIYSKLNERNKITNFTDFEQVWIQIGDNAPLLEFVYSITQGTSLENKLKQQVQQLRRENYHSSNPEIEFLRIVSLVDSLGAKIDVSKLSSSIDYQYIIEKLENEYLVKKSLNGKYIQGLHLIRSQKLVEILFDEFITYKEEYVYKSIPLIDEKELYLFLLQMFHLEILKPNQFITDLNIKINVSDWSLYASILKSFIWQGTKNYVETNREVIDRCRTICGSSWAMFTDFMFESNYDKDIMLDVLNVDDERREKINDINHRLTSNQDVFNLATEVIHKLDFPEVIPSSIFGWKSYGETLFWLKNISNQKGKLLLFEENVYESAFKMMDSRSLSKLMLGMYSFSVELDTIRKKYVDVFIEQIKKEFDIIHLSIDDNEVNVHFIIDILKNDTERLTNDFIVSVLDVIRTAIPDKKQFNSQGYGHRLHTLAMDYDDTRKTISIENIPLEEWVNINSTIIELYEYPIRPADWNEYKNQLNQWEEIIKAKIKDFNTSFEKLFKSSVNYMPVIHIMQNIFFESLESIKEPKSITNPLGIFGNKENTKKQMEGKELVNSKSKYKPLFKSVFDFKSNIESFIQQSAGTLYSKTKLKTDEKHIHDDNTERLSQINLYNAIEKLQTYNSQYNNILGNIDNKHHSKIEINTLFTTASIWKDFLNNNSKGTRSEKRILKLKSDFEGKIINGFKQVSKFNFFSIKYINNETTNYKPIVLIDGENVYWALMGYKEAYQIIQQIIDNSEYTSLKYLMLQFWFTNFYFIQTIHKKSLNNQWNEVRLYNIKHKLFEELSFINLISQPIEAKIIENLNIEGWANLYPEFNDITKVTEAYQKIPLLTDHFYDLRFLEEFELTENDQVNLEDYLQKVSLEIQTSLRIVLNSLAKWISKFSLDKDRNHVNEEEILFYDTIINIKDYIFPESIKDKEDSWFLLNMEIIPNWNERLKVCTENWNVFIILLYEKYINKYKES from the coding sequence ATGTCAGCAATAGCAGCTTTACGTGGTTATCGAACCCAATTCTTATATTCATTACATTATATCTTAACCTCTTTATCAGAAGACTTTATATATAGATTAGAAGGAGAAGAAGATTTAGATATATTGGATAGTAGGGGGCAACTTTTATATGCAATACAACTAAAGAATTTAGGCAAACCAATTACATTATCTGATATTTTATCTGTCAAAAAAACTTCATTTATTAAGAGATTTTTATCTAAATATTCAGACGGAACTCCAATATTAGTTTCTTATGGGGAAATAAGTCAGGAATTAAAAAATTGGATAAATCATAAAGATACTATTTCTGTAAAAGAGAAGTCAACGTTAAGAAAATATAATATAACAATAGATGAATGGAAACTAGTTAAAAGTAAAACTCAATTTGTAGAGATTAATGAGGAAGAAATCGCTGGAGAAATAGAAAAACTATTAAAAAACCATTTTCCTGAAGTTGATCCTATCCCTACTATTGGATTTCTGTTGAATTGGTTACAATTTATTGCAGAGAAACAACAGCCTATTACAACGAAAGATTTTTATAACAAGATTCAAGATTTTGCTTTATATTTATCAGAAAGGATTGATATTCACAATCAATATGGAGTGGTTTTAAAACCATTACATAAGGTTTCTACAGAGAATACAAATCTAACACTTTTAGAAAAGGAGTTCTACAATGCGACTTTAACAAGATATGAGCATATTTTATTGGGTTTAGATGTTAATAGAGAAAAGTATCTTGAAAAAATAAATGATGAATTAAAAGAGCATAACATTATCATAGTAAAAGGAGCATCTGGCCAAGGAAAGACAACTTTACTATATAGTTATATACGTCACTATGCCAATGATTGGCTTTCTTACGAATTGAATATACAGCAGGACCCTATTATAACTCAACAATCAATTCAAGCTATTGCTGTTATAAGTAAGAAACTAGAAATTCCAACCATACTTGTCATTAATGTAGCCCCAAATTCAATAGATTGGATTAAGATCTTAAAGGAATCTGCCCATTTAAATCATATTAGGTTTTTAGTAGCCATAAGAAATGAAGATTGGTACAGAGCATCGGCAATCGGAGTAGAATTTGGACATAAAGAAATAGACTTATCCTTATCTAAGGAAGAAGCTGAAGCTATATACTCTAAATTAAATGAGCGTAATAAAATCACAAATTTCACAGACTTTGAACAGGTTTGGATTCAAATTGGTGATAATGCTCCACTATTAGAATTTGTGTATTCCATTACTCAGGGAACCTCGTTAGAAAACAAGTTGAAACAACAAGTTCAGCAATTACGTAGAGAAAATTATCATAGTAGTAATCCTGAGATTGAGTTTTTAAGAATTGTTAGTCTTGTTGACTCTTTAGGTGCTAAGATTGATGTATCTAAATTGAGTTCAAGCATTGATTATCAATATATAATCGAAAAGTTAGAAAATGAGTATTTAGTTAAGAAATCTTTGAATGGAAAATATATTCAAGGATTACATTTAATCCGTTCACAGAAGTTAGTTGAAATACTTTTTGATGAATTTATAACATATAAAGAAGAATATGTCTATAAATCTATTCCCTTGATAGATGAGAAAGAGTTGTATTTATTCTTATTACAAATGTTCCATCTTGAAATACTAAAACCTAATCAATTTATCACTGATTTAAATATTAAAATTAATGTAAGTGATTGGTCTTTATATGCTTCAATTTTAAAATCGTTTATTTGGCAGGGAACTAAAAATTATGTTGAGACTAATCGTGAAGTTATAGATAGATGTAGAACTATTTGTGGTAGTTCTTGGGCAATGTTTACAGATTTTATGTTTGAAAGCAATTATGATAAAGATATAATGCTAGATGTACTTAATGTGGATGACGAACGCAGAGAAAAAATAAATGATATCAATCATAGATTAACATCTAATCAAGATGTCTTCAATCTAGCAACTGAAGTCATCCATAAACTTGATTTTCCAGAAGTGATACCTTCAAGTATCTTTGGATGGAAATCTTACGGAGAAACCTTATTCTGGCTTAAAAATATATCTAATCAAAAAGGAAAATTATTACTATTTGAAGAAAATGTGTATGAATCTGCATTCAAAATGATGGATAGCAGAAGCTTATCTAAATTAATGTTAGGTATGTATTCTTTTTCAGTAGAATTGGATACGATACGTAAAAAGTATGTTGACGTCTTCATTGAACAAATAAAAAAAGAATTTGATATAATCCACTTATCTATAGATGACAACGAAGTAAATGTGCATTTCATCATTGATATCCTAAAAAATGATACAGAAAGGTTAACCAATGATTTCATTGTATCTGTTTTAGATGTTATCAGAACCGCTATTCCAGATAAAAAACAATTTAATTCTCAAGGATATGGTCATCGTTTACATACTTTAGCTATGGATTATGATGATACACGCAAAACAATATCTATTGAAAATATTCCTCTAGAAGAATGGGTAAATATCAATTCCACAATTATTGAATTATATGAATATCCTATTAGACCAGCAGATTGGAATGAATATAAAAATCAGCTAAACCAATGGGAAGAAATTATCAAAGCAAAAATAAAAGATTTTAATACCTCATTTGAAAAATTGTTTAAAAGTAGCGTGAATTATATGCCCGTAATTCATATCATGCAGAATATATTTTTTGAAAGTTTAGAAAGCATAAAAGAACCAAAATCTATTACAAATCCATTAGGGATCTTTGGTAATAAAGAAAATACCAAAAAACAAATGGAGGGAAAAGAGTTAGTTAATAGCAAATCAAAATATAAACCACTTTTTAAAAGTGTCTTTGATTTTAAAAGCAATATAGAAAGTTTTATCCAGCAGTCAGCTGGTACATTATACTCAAAGACTAAATTAAAAACTGATGAAAAGCATATACATGATGATAATACAGAACGTTTATCTCAAATAAACCTTTACAATGCAATTGAAAAACTTCAAACTTATAATAGTCAATACAACAATATTTTAGGTAATATTGATAACAAACACCATTCAAAAATTGAAATAAATACGCTTTTTACTACAGCTTCAATATGGAAAGATTTTTTGAATAATAATAGTAAAGGAACCCGATCAGAAAAACGAATTTTAAAGCTAAAATCCGATTTCGAAGGAAAAATAATAAACGGATTTAAACAAGTTTCAAAATTCAATTTTTTCTCAATCAAGTATATTAATAATGAGACAACAAATTATAAACCTATTGTTTTAATTGATGGAGAAAATGTTTATTGGGCATTAATGGGGTATAAAGAAGCTTACCAAATTATACAACAGATAATAGATAATTCTGAATATACAAGTTTAAAATATTTAATGCTACAATTCTGGTTTACTAATTTTTATTTCATTCAAACCATTCACAAAAAGAGCTTAAACAATCAATGGAATGAAGTCAGATTATACAACATAAAACATAAGTTGTTTGAAGAATTATCTTTCATTAATTTGATTTCACAACCGATTGAAGCAAAAATTATTGAAAACCTAAATATTGAGGGGTGGGCGAATTTATATCCAGAGTTTAATGATATAACTAAAGTTACAGAAGCATACCAAAAAATACCTCTATTAACAGATCATTTTTATGATTTAAGATTTTTAGAAGAGTTCGAACTAACAGAAAATGATCAAGTTAATTTAGAAGATTACCTTCAAAAGGTAAGTTTAGAGATACAAACATCCCTTCGAATTGTACTTAATTCTTTAGCAAAATGGATAAGTAAATTTTCTTTAGATAAAGATAGAAATCATGTTAATGAAGAAGAGATACTATTTTATGACACAATAATAAATATTAAGGATTACATTTTTCCTGAATCAATAAAAGACAAAGAAGATTCATGGTTCCTACTAAACATGGAAATTATACCTAATTGGAATGAAAGACTAAAAGTATGTACAGAAAATTGGAATGTATTTATAATACTGCTTTACGAGAAGTATATTAATAAATATAAAGAGTCTTAA
- a CDS encoding response regulator transcription factor, with product MIKVAITDDHPLLLEGLKNILGYQSEIEVVACFKDKESLLHGLSTVDIDIILLDINLVDINTVELIKPLKEKFPVVEIIMLSVHNEYAVINSSLAEGAKGYIQKNASVEEIISGIKTVFAGEKYLCSQSKIVLDKKEEVGLKQIPKLTRREKEILIEAASGLTTNQIAEKLFISHHTVESHRKNLIEKFQTSNLSTAIKMAIEYNLIQRN from the coding sequence ATGATAAAAGTAGCCATTACAGACGATCATCCTTTGTTATTAGAAGGATTAAAAAATATATTAGGGTATCAATCAGAAATAGAAGTAGTCGCTTGCTTTAAAGATAAGGAGAGTCTGCTACACGGGCTATCTACTGTAGATATAGACATCATTCTATTAGATATTAATCTAGTAGATATCAATACAGTAGAACTAATCAAACCTCTGAAAGAGAAGTTTCCTGTGGTAGAAATTATCATGCTGAGTGTACACAACGAATATGCTGTTATCAATAGTAGCTTAGCAGAAGGAGCGAAGGGGTATATTCAGAAGAATGCTTCTGTAGAAGAGATTATCTCAGGAATTAAGACTGTATTTGCAGGAGAAAAATACCTTTGTTCACAGTCTAAAATAGTCTTGGATAAAAAAGAGGAAGTAGGCTTAAAGCAAATCCCTAAATTAACGCGCCGTGAGAAAGAAATCTTAATAGAAGCTGCTTCTGGGTTAACTACTAATCAAATAGCCGAAAAGCTATTTATTAGTCATCATACGGTAGAGAGTCATCGCAAAAACTTAATCGAGAAGTTCCAAACTTCTAATTTGAGTACTGCTATTAAAATGGCGATAGAGTATAATCTTATCCAAAGGAATTAG
- a CDS encoding sensor histidine kinase produces the protein MSVIPNILYFLKKSLYTLSHLKLSMKRVSLLTLVLLATAIEPMLAQSLESWEQKYKAEVSTGTVQSTVVVSYISALYANKQYDKAEQVFTQNLNTALKKADYNSVSILYCIEAVNRRIRENNSGALKSLELAKQYSLKLNDTETKGYVAYCEGWLYSRDGKQDKAVHSIISAIKLYEVASSSPTLNKRKAFANSELGIIYGQLGEKESHEKYTKTALNYALSQSDPQVKFTTFMQMGNLYNRLYESHSSDINYRDLAERYFMQSIDIFNQNKEVMYNLSDLSFANNNLASLYLYSFPDSYRAKALEYAKKANQIALKIDQADHIASSYGIISTIHLANGDSDAAILYLLEAQQAIQKSSIVDHNIELNIYESLVEIYVEQGNYKEAFYYQQEYLTLFKKLYNQDKLQIVKKLEAEFDKERQQQKLIKLQFQSDQNTQKIQLMSALAQQREQLLSNLKLTEENHRNKLKFSELEVQKNIQQLRLFQLETEQKNKDLLTYKSIVAYKDKLNTFYVASMIFFILVVLLLLYAYRQRLKTMKQRDTLHNLAIEQEKQNSKISTLTALLQGQEQERGRLARDLHDGLGGLLSGTKLHLTQLNDKVEGQAKIGLDKSINQIDGAVAELRKVAHNLMPDLLVNYGLKEALDEFGIRMSNETLDIHIEFLSYTNSLSQEQQLLVYRIIQELVNNAIKHAAASQIIIQLVEEEHEIIVTVEDDGRGFDINKLDLKKSAGFHNIQSRIQFMKGTLAVHSEENIGTSVEFKFPKK, from the coding sequence TTGAGCGTAATACCTAATATCTTGTATTTTTTGAAGAAATCTTTATATACCTTATCACATTTAAAGTTGAGCATGAAGAGAGTTTCTCTTTTGACACTTGTGTTATTGGCTACTGCCATAGAGCCTATGCTTGCCCAATCTTTAGAAAGTTGGGAACAAAAGTATAAAGCAGAAGTAAGTACTGGTACAGTTCAGAGTACTGTAGTAGTGTCTTATATCTCTGCTCTTTATGCGAATAAACAATATGATAAAGCTGAGCAGGTATTCACTCAAAATCTCAATACAGCCTTAAAAAAAGCAGATTATAATAGTGTAAGTATATTATATTGTATTGAAGCTGTAAATAGGCGTATTAGAGAGAATAATTCGGGTGCACTGAAAAGTCTTGAATTAGCCAAACAGTATAGCCTAAAGTTAAACGATACCGAGACTAAGGGGTATGTAGCTTATTGCGAGGGGTGGCTATACAGTAGAGATGGTAAGCAGGATAAGGCTGTACACAGTATTATATCAGCTATTAAGCTTTATGAAGTTGCTAGTAGTTCACCAACATTGAATAAGAGAAAGGCATTTGCTAATAGTGAGTTAGGTATTATTTATGGGCAGTTAGGAGAGAAAGAGTCACATGAGAAGTATACTAAAACAGCACTTAACTATGCATTATCACAGTCAGATCCTCAAGTAAAGTTTACCACTTTTATGCAAATGGGGAATCTGTATAATCGTCTATATGAGAGTCATTCTTCAGATATTAATTATAGAGATTTGGCGGAGCGATATTTCATGCAATCTATAGATATCTTTAATCAGAATAAAGAGGTAATGTATAATTTATCTGATTTATCTTTTGCCAATAATAATTTAGCGAGTTTATATCTATATTCTTTCCCGGATAGTTACCGTGCGAAAGCTTTAGAATACGCTAAAAAAGCGAATCAAATTGCCCTGAAAATAGATCAAGCAGATCATATTGCTTCCTCGTATGGTATTATTTCTACCATTCATTTAGCTAATGGTGATAGTGATGCGGCTATATTATATTTATTAGAAGCGCAACAGGCTATTCAAAAGTCAAGTATTGTTGATCACAATATAGAATTGAATATTTACGAATCCTTAGTAGAGATTTATGTAGAGCAAGGGAATTATAAAGAAGCTTTTTACTATCAACAAGAGTATTTGACTCTGTTTAAAAAGCTTTATAATCAAGATAAACTACAGATTGTAAAGAAATTAGAAGCTGAGTTTGATAAAGAAAGACAGCAACAGAAGTTAATCAAACTTCAGTTTCAATCGGATCAAAACACACAAAAGATTCAACTGATGAGTGCTTTAGCTCAGCAAAGAGAACAGCTGTTGAGCAATCTAAAATTGACAGAAGAGAATCACCGCAATAAGCTTAAATTCTCTGAATTGGAGGTGCAAAAGAATATACAACAACTGCGCTTATTCCAATTAGAAACAGAACAGAAGAATAAGGATTTATTGACTTATAAGAGTATTGTAGCTTATAAGGATAAGCTCAATACTTTCTACGTTGCCTCTATGATATTCTTTATTTTAGTAGTTCTTTTATTGTTATATGCCTATAGACAACGTTTAAAGACGATGAAGCAGAGAGATACGCTACATAACTTAGCTATCGAACAAGAGAAACAAAACTCTAAAATATCTACACTAACTGCTCTTTTACAAGGGCAAGAGCAGGAGAGAGGACGTCTTGCCCGTGATTTACACGATGGTTTAGGTGGTCTGTTATCAGGTACCAAATTACACCTTACACAGTTAAATGATAAAGTAGAAGGTCAGGCTAAAATAGGGCTTGACAAATCAATCAATCAAATCGATGGGGCAGTAGCAGAGCTTCGTAAAGTAGCACATAACCTAATGCCTGATTTATTGGTTAACTATGGTTTAAAAGAAGCTTTAGACGAATTTGGAATCCGAATGTCTAATGAGACATTAGATATTCATATCGAATTTTTGAGCTATACGAATTCTCTATCTCAGGAGCAACAACTATTAGTTTATCGCATTATACAGGAGTTAGTAAACAACGCTATAAAGCACGCTGCTGCCTCTCAAATTATTATTCAGTTAGTAGAAGAAGAACATGAGATTATTGTCACAGTAGAAGATGACGGAAGAGGTTTTGATATTAATAAATTAGACTTAAAGAAGTCAGCAGGCTTTCACAATATACAATCGCGTATACAGTTTATGAAAGGGACACTAGCTGTACACTCAGAAGAAAATATAGGAACAAGTGTGGAATTTAAATTTCCTAAAAAGTAA
- a CDS encoding GNAT family N-acetyltransferase, producing MVTIKPYQESYFEALSSYELDERQATFALVPKYILTNPAILENTLRVQYCVLYNDEPVGFFSLDRSDDRFIYTDNQQSILLRALSIMPQHQGKGIAKSMLLLLPEYVKANHPTINEIVFGVNFENEGAYHLYLKTGYTDANRVYQGPKGPQHSMFKKIV from the coding sequence ATGGTAACTATAAAACCCTATCAGGAAAGCTATTTTGAGGCACTGTCCTCGTATGAGCTAGATGAGCGCCAAGCTACTTTTGCCTTAGTGCCTAAATATATACTGACTAATCCTGCTATTCTGGAGAATACTTTACGTGTTCAGTATTGCGTTTTATACAATGACGAGCCTGTGGGATTCTTCTCGTTAGATAGATCAGATGATCGTTTTATCTATACGGATAACCAACAGTCTATCTTGCTTCGTGCCTTGTCTATTATGCCACAGCATCAAGGAAAAGGTATCGCTAAGTCTATGCTACTTTTATTACCTGAATATGTCAAAGCGAACCACCCGACAATCAATGAAATCGTCTTTGGAGTAAACTTTGAGAATGAAGGTGCTTATCATCTGTATCTAAAGACAGGATATACAGATGCAAATAGGGTATATCAGGGACCTAAAGGCCCACAACATTCAATGTTTAAAAAAATAGTCTAA